GAAGTAGTACCTTTTCACTCCAGTCTCAACCCCCCATCTTACCGGGTAGATAAACGGTGGGTGAGTTGTTTGTATTTCCCAAAAATGGAGGTTTAAGAGGAAACGCATACCAATTATGGTAACCAGGGGCATTTATGTAATATTCCATTATgcgttttaaattttaatttcattacaataaaaaatgtttaaatTATGATCAATAATCTTAATTGGTTTCTCTTGTTTATTTTTGTAGATTTCTATGACGCAAAAAAAGGATGAGTACTTTGCCAACCTTTCCTAGTTGCAATAGGACATGCCAATGGAGACGCTTGATCCAGAGGTGTCTCTACAATTGCTGATGGGCAGGGTTGAGCGATAAAAAGACAAGGAAGTCCGTGACCTAGGAAGGGGTTGGGTTCGAGACCTCAGgggtcttcttcttcatctagcTCTCATCATTCGATTAAGAAGTCTTCCAAGTTGTAGCAAGTGTAGATGGAACTAGGGCACCAATGATAAGAAACTTAGCGCCAAAGAATAAGCAATGTGCTGAGAGAAGAAGTTGCTTGCTTTAAAGGATTCAAAACCCCAATAGATGAAACTCACAGGACACACTAATGAACCTAGTTTGAATCCTACCATCGCTAACTCATCCATTCCAatgcatgaggttattctagattacagaCACGTCTTTGAAAAGGCAAATCCACCTCCTAAAAATTGTGAGATTTTGGTTTATCATGTTAGCACAGATGTACTTTCAAAAGGGGATGAAATGATACTCAACGATGAATTTGCATACGCAATAGCTACTAATTTCAGGCTGCGATGACCTTGAACCACGTTCCGTTATTAAAGGTCGACCTAGAATTGATTGGGGAACAAGTAATCTAGGTTGAACTTTATTCATTTGCAAAAAATAAAGGGTTTGGGACTGTTGTTCCTACACCTCCACATGTTAAGCTTGTTTGCTTTAAGTGAGTTTTCATAAGGAAGCATGATAAGAATGATGAGATAGGGCGATATAAGGCACGCCTTGTGGTGCAAGACTTCTCTCAAAGCCTGTGATTGATTACAAGGATACTTATTCCCTCGTAACGTTTTCTTACCTATTTAGTTTGTTAgtttctgaaaagaaaaaataactaAATATGCACCTTATGAACGTGGAAAtagcgtatctctatgggggcCTTGATACGGAAATCCGAAGGAAAGTTCTctaaggacttacattgactgaatcaaatagttctagaccatggAACACACTATCGTTTAGATTGAGGCGAATACTCTAAGCATTGAAATAATTCGAAATGATGTGATATAAttgtctgagtgagtatttgattagtCAAGGATGTGTGAATAATGAACTATGCCCATGCATGTTTATCACAGTCACCTTCCAGATTTAGGATACTTTCATTTTAtatcgatgacatgaatctcattggGACTCgtaaagagcttgagaaaactactTCACACCTGAAGTTGGaattgagatgaaagatctagaaAAAACTTGATATTGTCTCCACCCTGGAGATTTATATGCCTCGGTTTGGAGATCgaacatcaatcgaactacacccaaaaggtgttgagAGGCTTTAATGAGGATAGCGCAAAACCTTCGAACGCTAGATAGCAAATGAGACCCATTTTGCCCTAAAGACTATGAAGGATGGGTTTTGGAGCTTAAAGTTCCATATTTGAGTGCAATTGAcactttattgtacttaacCCAATGCTCTAGACTGaacatctcattcgctgttaATCATTTCATAAGATATAGCAACGCACAAACATACAGACTGAAATGATATTCAAGGCATCCTTCGTTACCTCAAGGGTACTATGGATTTGGCTTTATTATATCCTTATATATATCTCAAATAGATCATACCCCATTGGTCTTTAAACTGATGtttgccttgttggttatgttgatgCATGTTATTTATCTAATCTACATAAGGCACGTTCTCAAACAGGTTTTGTCTTTACCTTTGGAGACAGGTAGTATCTTGGAGTCAACCAAATAGACCTTAAATGCGACTTATTTGAATCATTATGAAATTCTCAATCTTCACTAAGGTACTCGTGAAAGCTTCTGTGTAAGAGTTGATGTTGAGCATATTTGAAGCACTTACAGACTTTCTTCAGTTGTTGACGTCCTTATAATGATCTATGAAGACAATTTCGCATGTATCAACTTGATCAAGAAAGactacatcaaaggagacaacaccataCATATTGCGCCAAAATTGTTATGTGATTAATCCTGACATTAGTAGTTGAGCTCTAGGAGAGTATTGTGTAAATTTCTTTTTGGAAGTTGTTACATGTTTCTTTAAGTTTATGTCACGAAGTGTGGTATATGTATTTGATTAGTTTATGTAGTTGATCgtagttttgttattttatacatGATCAAGAAACGTGATTCTGGGATCTGCTTAGAGTTCATATATCAAAATCCTTTTCTGGGTGGAAGAGATGGTAGCAGAATCGTGATTTCGCAGTATGTGGAAGACTAAAAAGAAACATGAGGCTGGTtttgagaaaatggagttttggcCTTTGAAGTCGCAAGCTTGATGTCTAAGCTGGTCCATCTATGGCAACTTCTGAGCAATAAACAGGTTGCTGGGCTTAGAGAAGAAATCACAAATTCAGTGGGCATCAATTACCGACGCTTACAATTTTCATCATTCAAATCACGACTTGATTGCTTTGAATGGAGGCGTGGTTGTGCTCGGGTGGAGGGGAACAAGAAGATGGGAAATGTGGAAAATTAACCATATTTTAGAccttatatataattatagccactattttagttttatgataattctaaccaaaatttgatgtaaaaGTACTAATGTACCCTTAATATTAGGGTTTCTCACAACAAAAACTGCTTTAAACTCTCTCGCAACCTTTTGGTTTCTCACCTTAAACCAGATGAGCACCCTTTGCCAATTTTTCATAATACCCTTAATTTAACAGCAATATGTGAATATCTATATCTACtctatatctatatacatacatacatacatacatacatatatatatagattaaaAAAGAGTGTAGGAAATGGAGGGGTTCGAGAGTAAGGGGCACCAAGTAGTATTTAAGAGGCTACATCTTTTATGCTTCAAGATCTCAATTAATTGTTGTTTTTTCATGGTTAAGAGTAATGGggattttttttgtcattaagGGTATAGTAGTACTTTTACATTaagttttggttataattatcaaaaaactaaaatggtggctataattctatatgggGTCTAAAATATGGTTACTTTTCCAAAAACAAGAAGATGAACAAATCAtcatcttcccttttttttacctttttattttttaagttctttattatttaaatatttttaatcaacatatcaatatttaattagacttgtgagATCACATCACTAAATAACAGAATTATAAtaaaatgaccacattgatttgtaaCACTAATTTTCAGGAACTACATTGTtccattttcaattttaaggATCACTTTAATgatgtgggtcaatttcaaggaccatattagtgttttttttttttttaatcattctcTTGATCAGTTTAGACTTTGGACGCAAAAAAACTCGACAATTACAAGGGAACTAGTATCGAAATTTCTCGATTTTAATGCAAGAATCTCACACTTCATGCTGACTTACTAGTAAGTCTGAATTTTAGTATCGAACGATTATATCGGTATATAGGTTACCAGAGAATATATAAACATTTGCTTCGTAAAACAAAAGGAGTTAATAAAAGTACCACCTTCAATTTACTGAGCTTAGCAACATTCAATAAATTAATTCATTGttatttttagtaattaaaagaacaaaaggGTTGGCTAGTTTGTAGTTTCCACCGAAATTTAGGTAGTTGTTATATATCATACAATTTATGGTTAATGGACCATCCAACTTTTTCTTAGTGCTTTAATTTGCAGGTAAGGTGCAGTGAAGTTAAGTACAGAAGTTGCTTCACCTTGCTAGTCGGAAAGCGTGTTGTTCGCTTAATCACTGTCACTACTTAAGCCACTAGCTCTGTCTGTGAATGCTTTGAGTCAAAGCTAATTAAATTCACTCGAAATGATTGATTAAGGACTAATCCCACTTCACTTATGAAAGCAATGTCTTTGCTTAACCAAGAGTTTAGTGACTAAGTAATTATTGAAATATTACGTGCACCTTCATGGCCCACTAGTAGTGTTGAGATCTCAACCTTTTGGACGTAGAAACTCTAAAAGAAACTAAAATAGAAGAAAATAATACTCCGAAAGCATTTCAGGCATTAATAATGCTTGttcgataaaaaaaattaaattcattaCGTATAATGGTCATTGTTTCATTATGATCATTGTTTATTtgatataatattttataatattttgacATTAGAACAAATCTGACCCGATGATATTAAAAGGTGAAATTAGGGTAAACAAAAAGGTGATGATCTAATGAGACGCTCTAACTAAATGATTACTATTTTATGCCGAGAGCCCGGACAACTGCATACCTGTTCTAACATCAAAAGGGTTGAGTGCAATACAACACTAAGAGTGCATTTCACTTTTACATCAATATATCGTATATTTTCCTTAAAGAAATATTAAACTAAAAAATGGACCATATTTTATTGAAtcattgatatatatatttaggaaGACTTTGGATGTGATCCCTAGCTATAAATATTCTTTGACTCAAATCttgttagttttcaattttttatcgaagttcctgaaattaatgtgataattaatTCTATatatgttactatatttttaaattaaaattttaaatttatagttgtttatattaatgagattttaaataaaaatccataattgtgggattaaaattattaaaatataaaaatactattgtgtgtgtttatatatatataagcatgggtacaatcatcaatattaaccaaaatattatTCTACCAAAAAATgtgtacattcttcaaaatcaccaaaaaaaaataaaaaagatattaggcttaataacattagtaaatttctttgtttaaacttgacatgaatacattctcaaatcaaagaaaaaaaaatgtacccaAATAAGTTAAAAatagattagaaaaaaattgaatagattttatataaaaaaatggtacattttacatataacaaattgttatatttaagaatgagtacattttaagattaaaaatttgaaaaattacatgaatgggcacatataattagcatgggtagatttagcaaaattaaaaatgagtacaaataagttaaaaaaatatgggtacaaatacaaataaaactttttaaaatatgggcacaaaaagaaattaatatatgggtacagattaaaattgaaaagaaaattggtacaaattaaaaaatggttgcaaattaaaaatgggtacaaactaaaaaaaatatatatatgataaaaaatttagccataaatataaatatactaattgtaacataacactaaatgaatatatttagaaataaaaaatattttattgttgaaataattaatgatgttattaatattcaagaaccttgatcaaaaattgaaaaagaataaggttttaatcaataaattagcaaaataagggatgagaacctaatttctccataTATTAATATACATACTAAGGGGTGAGATGAATAAATCGGTTATGAACTCGTCACTCACGAAATTCAAAActataagacctctcacttacaattgataaaaaaatatcactaaattgtagtataagtgacaaaatttgaaaatatatttagatatggaaaaaaaaattaatttttgagGTTTCATTCTCTTGTACCAAAGTCGCGATATATTAGCGTCAAATGTAAACATTTCTATTCGATTGATATTACAAAGACAGATTGGGCTTACAATTTTGACTCGAATGATATTACAAAAACAGATAACCGAGTACTTTTCTCAAGGAAAGCAGTTTAGGGGTTTGAATAGTTAGTTTATTGTTTGTCTGAGGATTCAGTTAGATCAACTCACTAAGTTTATCACTTGATTCACGTATATGCACTTTTGAGATCCTAACACTCCGGCCGCGTATAGAAAGTACGTACGGATAAGAATGTTTTTACCATTGACTCCCcgttaaaaaatagaaaagtaaaatgttataaaatagCAAAACAAttgtttttaacaaaaaataaaataaaaatagaaatgtACATGCAATTTTACCATTCAAcatcaaaattaaaaggaatTTCTCTCTTTgggcaacttgaaaaatagaaagtctgttttcttttaatacAAAAAATAGAAAGTTAGAATAAagctaaacaaaaaaaaacacgaaCTAATTAATGGAAGGTTAGTTGTTTATAATAGAAAAAGAATTTGTGTGGAAAAGCAGGTGGAACCAACCGACAGACAAGGAGAAGCATGGATTAGTTTTCTTGGCTTGGAAATGAAGGGATATGAATAGGTATGGCAGTTAGAAccactctctcttcctctctttcacTCCCTCACACACACAGACATACACACACTCTTTCTCTAAGTATCTCACTCGTTTGAACCCAACACAACAAAACGTACTCTTGATGTACGGACGTCCATTCCTTGGTTCTAACTTTGACTCGGCGGCGCCACCGCCACAGAAAAAGTCTCTCATCATCTAACCCTCCGTCCACTTGTCACAATGTCGTCCCACCCCAGCTCTTCAAGAACTCCCACACCCCTCTCCCTCTCTGTACCATATCCACAAATTCAATCCAAACCAACACCTCAACTAAAAACTAGGACTAGAACCTCTTAATTATCGCCATGCAACCCCACAATTCTTTTCACAACAAGAACAAACACCTTCTTTCCCTCTTTCATTCTTGACCCACTTCCATcatcaccaattttctccatccCTCTCTCCTctataattttggttttttccctggttttcggtttttttttttttaattaatggctTTGATTGTCGACCAGCAATCAAGCTTTAAACACTTCTGTAAAATATGCAAGAAAGGTTTTGTGTGTGGTAGAGCGCTAGGAGGGCACATGAGGGCACATGGAATAGGGGATGAAGGTCACATTGACGACGACGACGATCCTCCGAGTGATTGGGAGGACAAACTCCGCGGCAATGTACCCGCTACCAACAAGTGCATGTATGCTCTAAGAACAAACCCTAATCGCCTAAAAAGCTGCCGGGTTTGTGAGAATTGTGGTAAAGAGTTCTTATCTTGGAAATCCTTCCTTGAACATGGCAAATGTGGTAATTCTGTAGATGCCGAGTCCCTTGTGTCCTCGCCAGGCTCTGATGAGGAGGATGGGGGTGGTGGTGGCCGGCGAGGATGTGGGTGGTCAAAAAGGAAGAGATCTTTCAGAGCCAAAGTGGGAAATTTTAGTCCGCATTGCCCATCAAGTGAGGAAGAGGACCTTGCCAATTGCTTAATGATGTTGTCCAATGCCACGGTGGATCCAATGGAGGCAGAACCAGAAGAATCTTGTGCTTCAGCCAGCAAAGAAGAGGAACGAAGAAACCCTATGAACATCATGACTCCTGTTTCACGTGGGGTGACAATTGACAACAATAAGGCTAAAGGGGTTGCCAATAAAGGTCTGTTCGAATGTAAAGCATGCAAGAAAGTATTCAATTCCCACCAAGCATTGGGCGGTCATAGGGCTAGTCACAAGAAAGTTAAAGGGTGCTTTGCTGCCCGTCTTGATCATCTTGAAGATAGTATGGCGGATGATGATGTCATCACACATGAAGAGTTCTTACCCAATAAACCCAATTCAACCCTACAATTTGACCATGGGTCGAATAATCCATCCGTTTATACCTCAAAGAGAAAATCTAAGGTGCATGAATGTTCAATATGCCATCGGATATTCTCATCAGGACAGGCATTGGGCGGGCACAAGAGGTGTCATTGGATCACATCCAACGCCACGACAGACACGTCTACTCTAGTCAAGTTCCATGAATTTCAAGAGAGTTTGGAGCAGCAAATGATGAACCAAAGGTCTAAGTTTGATGCTTCGGATCCACTTGATCTGAAGCTCGATCTTAATCTACCTGCTCCGGTGGATGAGAATGGAGGAGGTAGAAGAGAGCGTCCCAATCCACCAAGCTTGGATGTCTCTACAGATTTCTTTTTACAACCATGGACTGGGACAAAGGAGGAGGACAATCCCCATCACCACTCCCACCACCAAAACGACAATGACAACCTTAACAACGAtgattataataataataataataacaacaatAATAACAGCACTGATGTTTCAATGCAGAATGTAGTTGATGAAGGAGACAGTAAGGTGAAGTTAGCAAAGCTAAGTGAACTAAAGGATATTACCAACAGTGGGGGCTCCTCACCATGGTTGCAGGTGGGAATTGGTTCAACAACTGATGTAGGAGCTGAACCATAATTTCATGTGAAGGAATGTGAGATTTtctcagctctctctctccccctttttGTTCAAAGATTTTTGTACCAAGAAAACTGTAATTATTACAAACAAGCCATAGCTCAGCATTCATTTTCAaaacttattttctttttgaattGTTGCTGTACATTATAGTGGGTGAATAGGAACCCAGTTAAGCCCCAATCTCATTTCATGCATATATATTGCAGgtgatttatatatatacttctaatAAATCATTGtattttttctatataaattttcttgttaaaatttgtttggcaaagaaaaaaagattcAAGTCTAGTCATGATGTATGGTAAGAATTTGTTAGTATCAACCCACTCTTACAGTCTTACTCAATTGGTAGAGACTAAAGTTAAAGTTGAGTCTGAATTAGCAGCTGGTGCTTCCGGTGCTGATCTTAGACTTATGTCTCTAAAACTACTATCATTTTAAACCTTTGTTTAGTTATCTTCTTTATAAATCTTAGACAGCAAATTGTTaaactacaaaaataaaaataaaaataactagGCTTGTTACAATCCCAAACCAATCGAGCCAATCTAATCCAACCAATTTTGATTGATTAATTTCAATGACTTGTTTAGATCAAATGACATATTTTCTTGTGAGAGcccaatcaaatcaaatataatCCAATCTAGTTGGTTTTTTGCTCCTTTTTTCTATCTCATATGCATTTGAAATTCAATAGATTGTGATTAACTGAAGTCATTATATGAAATTGTGTTTAGTATATGAGTAATGTTAGATAATcaaatttttagaccaaatttgtaaatcatgtgATATGTcgaataagcacgttaatcaacacttcaataataatctaattatcaaGAACCACGttatatgatttacaaaatataaattaaaattaagtacctaaaatcctccaacctTTTAGTGTCATTCCAAATTGGTGTCAACCTTTTTAAACATTCAAAACAAGTACCTaacctattgaaaatgtcacatcTGTTAAGCCCCAGTTAAAAATTTACTAAATCAAATAGGGGTTTGTTTTCCTTGCTTGACGTTTTAATGTTCTTTGTAGGATTTTATTTATTACTCATTTTTaactattaaaaataaaaagagcttgcaaaaaaatcaaaagaaaataccaaatcatcaataaaaacagaAAGAGAGGGATTCGAACCCACGGTATGAAAAACTCGTACAACAGGTTTAGCAATATGATGCTTTAGTCCACTCAGTCATCTCATCGATCGTGGTGAAGTCAGCAATGGATTTGGCGGATCATCCACGTCACACTAGGATTTTGGAAGGACATTTACGAGAGTGAGGTGAGTTTTAAGAGAAAGACGGGAGAGGAATTTGGTGTTGCAAGATTGATGACTGGGAAATGGTTGGTAATGTGTTGGTTTGCTTTAGCAGGTATATTGGTATGAATGAACATATTATGGATATAGAATGTTTTACTTTGTCTACAAAACCAATAGAAGGTCATGGAAGCATAACCTCCACCAACTAATGATCACCACCACCCAATCATGCCATCACCTCCAAACCCAACGCAAAGCTTCAAATTCCTCCCTACAACTCAAGCTACCAACATCGAGAATAAGGTCATGGAGGTTGCTTAAATGACATGGACTGCCATGATGCGGCCACCACCATCTTACTACCCACAAAGAAGAACTTGAAGTTTTACGAGCCAATAATCGACGAATGAGAAAATCAGATGAGCAGAAACATGTTCCTTGAAACCCTATATGAATTTTTAACCCTCTTCTATGTTAGAAGATTGCATTTCTAATGTAATTTCAATTTGGGtccattttcaattcaattcaatacaCGTTTGACCATTGGGTTCCATATTTTATACCTAGTTGGCGCGTTTTGAATTTAATCTATGTTTGAAAAATTCACTGGGACTTAACTgatgtgacattttcaataggttgGATACTTGCTTAGAAcgttttaaaaaatttagaccAATTTGGAATAACACtaatgacacacctcgaccgagATCAAGACATGTTgcccgtcacgtgagagtgatgtagccatgtgcacagtgcggaagcaataaagataagaaatattcgaataattaaaaaccaaattactagagtgcattactaaacagaaagtgataggagttagttacaacagtgaacactcctaatcagagcataaagtctagctgcagtccagtaggacaagtactagttatacagtacaagaattgtcctactattatttagataagttAGAATTGTTGACGTCCTtaagccaccaacagcaagcttacttaaaacttgaaggggcgcaaaatagaaaacgtgagtgggcaaaaacaaatgttttacaaaatcattttctttatcaacatatctaacccctcgctgtaaaacatgtataatttttcccagaatcagaatataagcatatgcataatatatatatatatatacacatatatatgaattcatatcaattcaattcatgcttcgcAGAATCATATTCAAACATATATGCCATGCCAATACATAATAGAGTACGCAATTCAGGtaaaaataaattcatagaaatatgatatgttagtcggaacccctgtggtagtctatatggctgaattcatagctcaaaatcaatctagccggagtcactataatgacctatatggcaatatattgcacataagtcggaacccctacaaaggtatgtacgacaagattgggtgtaatataattatgctcaattttactctctcataatggccaggcgataaatcgctagtcatctacgagtcagaaccataaataaagtctgtacgacaagactgtgcacttaagttggatccaatatgagcatatagtgcggaaGGTGAtgtaaataaacaggcatgtacttcatatctttggctaaatcacaaacaccctaggtgcagttttatgagctcaacatcattcaatcacatatcacatcatcgatgattcacataaccaaacataacttacttgaacttacatgtgcctccacagcaccacattatatatatatatatatatatatatatatatatatatatatatatatatatatatatatatgcaaccatgaaatgcatattcaaaatataaaagcatttggcatattatttcaaagcatactttccttaaaaatgcatttctgggaaatatatcaagtatataagtatatactgaaaacaaaagcccactcactgatatgtcgacggGTTGTAACCCCCGAGTCGACCCTATATACGCTTGTCCTCTGGATaagcctcacctatatgcgaattaactataaaaacgttattttaaagcacataggcaaaactagctaataacttctcatactttgctcaatttgggtatatgaatatatcacagtgatctacacaacctcacgaacatcatGATATTTTTAGAAATGTTTTTTGAGCCATCACGCGCACGGGAAAACGCGTtccccacgcgcggccaaacctgacggattccctaaccaccattagggaatattccattaaaccTAACAGATTCCGCTAAAATTGACGACGGCGTCAGCATATTCCGTCTAAACTGACGAAATATGCCGTCATCTTCTCCGACGAGTCACCAGTCGCCGGGAAATTGGGTAAAACTTCAAACCCACTATTCTcactcgtttctcaaccatttttcatgaaatttgaaccattggaaagctaacaacatgtagaatcacgttataccATTTTAAAACCTTGAAATGTACTAGATTTTACTTGAGGAAGCTCGATAATCCAGTCAACTTTGAAAACCTTCGATCTCGGCCCTCCGACGTCCAATCTCTTCCAACGAACtaccccgagcttccttaggacctcctaaaaCTTCATGTGAGCTTGAAATCTTTTGAAACACAAGGTTTTATGTCCACATGAATAGTGCATGAAAAATGAGTTTCGGGTTCTCGAGATTTCGAATGAatccttacctgaaatgggtaccaacCAACTCGAAATGGCACAAGGAATGCAATGGTGCCTTTAGAATCTTCGATCTGCGACTGGAATGCTCGCTTCGAGCTTGGTCTGTacaaggaagaagagagagatagtgaggaagagaaagatgagggcacgggaaagaagagagagggaatgagggtggtgtgtgtgtggtccatgtGGTCATAAATCTCAAAACCACACAATAACTCTAAATCTCAATATGTCACACATACACACCACAATTCCCGTCCAATGATAAAATTGTCACTTGACCTCACTGATAAATGAATTTTGGGACGGGCTATGACAATctccccaccttataaaatttcatcctcgaaattatacataacaaatacctccactaataatcataaaacaagcgtggatacatctctctcatctgatcctctgtctcccaagtagcttcttccaccgaatgatttctccataacaGTTTTACCAAACGAACTGTCTTATTCCTCAGTtctttatccttccaatccaacagagtcactggttcctcatcataagtcaagtctgaattgatttccaaaggttgaggaggaatcacatgtgaaggatctgaaacataatgttgaagcatcgaaacatgaaatacatcgtgcaccttggacaactctggaggcaattcaagcctgtaagcaacctcaccgactcgctcggtgatcatatatggtcaaatgtacctaggactcaactttcttttctttccaaatcgtacaacacctttccaaggtgatagcttcagaaatacccaatcacctacatcaTACTTCCGATCAAtggcatgcttgtctgctaagctcttttgtcgatcttaggccgctttcaggttagacttaattacctaaacattttgagtagtcacatccacaatctcagggcctactaaaactctttcgccaacctctgaccaacatagaggcgtatgacaagatttcccataaagtgcctcaaatggtgccctaccaatgctcgaatgataactgttgttgtaggcgaactccatcaaatccaaacaatcatgccaactatctccaaactgcagcactgaagatctcaacatatcttctaatgtTTGAATGGTCCTTTTAGATTGTCCATCTGTCTAAGGATGATATGTCGTACTATAGAgta
This region of Malus domestica chromosome 07, GDT2T_hap1 genomic DNA includes:
- the LOC103439033 gene encoding zinc finger protein ZAT9-like; this encodes MALIVDQQSSFKHFCKICKKGFVCGRALGGHMRAHGIGDEGHIDDDDDPPSDWEDKLRGNVPATNKCMYALRTNPNRLKSCRVCENCGKEFLSWKSFLEHGKCGNSVDAESLVSSPGSDEEDGGGGGRRGCGWSKRKRSFRAKVGNFSPHCPSSEEEDLANCLMMLSNATVDPMEAEPEESCASASKEEERRNPMNIMTPVSRGVTIDNNKAKGVANKGLFECKACKKVFNSHQALGGHRASHKKVKGCFAARLDHLEDSMADDDVITHEEFLPNKPNSTLQFDHGSNNPSVYTSKRKSKVHECSICHRIFSSGQALGGHKRCHWITSNATTDTSTLVKFHEFQESLEQQMMNQRSKFDASDPLDLKLDLNLPAPVDENGGGRRERPNPPSLDVSTDFFLQPWTGTKEEDNPHHHSHHQNDNDNLNNDDYNNNNNNNNNNSTDVSMQNVVDEGDSKVKLAKLSELKDITNSGGSSPWLQVGIGSTTDVGAEP